Genomic window (Anaerolineae bacterium):
GCCCGGCCCGGCGCTGCCGCCGCGTCGGGCGCGCGGGGCCTGGCGCTCGAAGCGGTAGGTGTGCCCTTCCCAGGTGAGCCAGCGAGTGTGGTTTTGGGTGTCCAGGGCCACTGTGTGCCAGCGCCCCTCCAGGCGCACGCGCAGCGCCCCCCCGGGGAGCCGTTCCGCCGCCTCCACAAGCACTTCGCGCTCGCCAAGGCGCACACGGTAGCCCTTGCCCTCCGGGAGGGCTTCGACCATGTAAGTTCGTTGGGCCGTGTCGCGGTATTCTGCCATGTTCCACCTCGCAGCGGGGTCAGAGGGGGGCCTTCCAGGGGGAGTAGGGGTCCCGTCCGGGGCGCGGGGCTTCCCCTTGGGGTCCGGTGAGCAGCGTGGCCGAGGGGGTCAGGATTTCGCTCAGGGCCAGGGCAGCCAGCACCGGGTCCGGCGGCGGGGCAGGGGTCCAGGCGTCGAAGGTGCGCTCCACCCAGCGGGTGTCCACCTGCCCGGCGCGGAAGTCCTCGTGGGCCAGCACCGCCCGCAGAAAGGCGGCGTTGGTGGTCACACCGTGCACCACGGTTTGGCGCAGGGCGGCGTCCATGCGGCGAATGGCGGCCTCCCGGCTCTCGGCGTGCACGATGATTTTGGCCAGCAGGGGGTCGTAGTGGTGGGTGACGGTATCGCCGGTGGTCACGCCGCTGTCCACCCGGACGCCGGGGCCTTGCGGCAGGCGCACCTGGAGCAAATCGCCTGTGCTGGGGAGAAAGCCGCTGGCCGGGTCCTCGGCGTAGAGGCGGCATTCGATGGCGTGGCCGCGTTGGATGAGCGCCTCTTGAGAATAGGGGAAGGGCTCCCCGGCGGCGATGTGAATCTGCCATTGGACCAGGTCCAACCCCACGACCAGTTCGGTGATGGGGTGTTCCACCTGGAGGCGGGTGTTCATCTCGAGGAAGTAGAAGGCGCGGGTGTCGGGGTCCACGATGAACTCCACGGTGCCGGCGTTGACATAACCCACGGCCCGGGCGGCAGCCACCGCAGCCTGGCCCATGCGTCGCCGCAGGTCCTCGTCCAGCAGGGGGGAAGGGGTTTCTTCGATGATTTTCTGGTAGCGGCGCTGGACCGAGCACTCGCGCTCGAAGAGGTGGACGATGTGGCCGTGGGCGTCGGCCAGGATTTGAAACTCCACATGGTGGGCGCGGGGGATGTACTTTTCGAGGAGCAGGCGTGGGTCGCCGAAAGCGTGCTGGGCCTCACGGCGGGCGGCGGCGACCGCTTCGTCCAGGTCCTCGGGGCGGTGGACGATGCGCATCCCCTTGCCCCCGCCGCCAGCGGCTGCCTTGACCAGCACGGGGTAACCGATGCGTTGGGCAGCTTCGCGCAAGGCTTCTGGGGCGTCATCGCCCTGGTAGCCGGGCACCACGGGCACGCCGGCCTGCTCCATGCGGGCGCGGGCGGCGGCTTTATCGCCCATGGCGCGGATGGCCTCCGGCGGCGGGCCGATGAAGGTCAGCCCGGCCTTGGCCACGGCCTGGGCGAAGGCCGCGTTCTCGGCCAGAAAGCCGTAGCCCGGGTGGACGGCCTCGGCGCCGGTCTCTAAGGCGGCCTGGATGATGCGCCCGGACTGCAGGTAGGACGCGCCGGGGGGCGGCGGTCCGAGGAGCACAGCCTGGTCGGCCAGGCGCACGTGCAGCGCCTCGCGGTCGGCTTCGGAGTACACGGCTACGGTCTTGATGCCCAGTTCGCGGCAGGCGCGGATGACCCGCACGGCGATTTCGCCGCGATTGGCGATGAGGATGCGTCGGAAGGGAAGGGTTGCCGTCACCGGTGCGTTGCCTCCGTGGGTGAGGGTTTGTCCCGGGTGGGGAGCAAGAGGGCCAGGCCCAAGGCGAGCACGAAGCCCAACGCCGCGCCGCCCAGGGTCAGCAGGGCGCCGCCGAAGACGGCCCCATAGACGTCGCCGCGATCGTGGCGCACCCACAGGCTACCTTCTTCCAGCCAGGCGTAGTCGATGCGCCAGAATCCGTGGCGGCTGCCCTCCATGTGGAGGACCTGGCGGGCGGGGCGGGGCGGCGGGGGAGGGGTTTCGCGAAAGGGCGGGGTGCCGCAGGTGTTGGGCGTGGTCTGGGCTTCGTCGGGGGGCGCGGGTTGCCAGACCAACACATAGCGGCGGCTGTTCCGCCACGCCCAGGTCAGGCAGGTCACCGTGCCGTCGCGCCTTTCGGCGCACACGCTGTCCTCCTGGCGCGTCCAGACCAACAGGCGTTGAGTGGCGGGGGGGCGGCGTCACAGGCAGGCGCCGCCAGCGGGGCGGGCGCACGGCCAGGTAGTACCCTAAGGCACCACCTAATAGGGGCCCGACATAGAGGGTCAGAAAGGCCTGCTGCCAGAAAGACATGAATTACGGATTACATGCGGAACACGCCAAAGCCACCCTCCTCCCTGGGGGCGTTGAGCACCACGGAGAGGGCCAGCGCCAGGGTACGGCGGGTCTCCACCGGGTCCAGGATGCCGTCGTCCCAGAGGCGGGCGGTGGCGTAGTAGGGGTTACCCTCGCGCTCGTATTTCTCGAGGATGGGGCCCTTGAAAGCCTCGGCCTCCTCAGGGGAGAGAGGCGGTTTGCCCTCCCGGGCCCGCTGGTCGTTCTTCACAGTGAGCAACACGTTGGCAGCCTGTTCACCGCCCATCACGCTGATGCGGCTGTTGGGCCAGGTCCACAGAAAGCGAGGGTTGTACCCACGGCCACACATGGCGTAATTGCCCGCGCCGAAGGAGCCGCCGATGATCACGGTCAACTTGGGCACGGAGGCGTTGGCCACCGCATGGACCATCTTGGCGCCGTCCTTGGCGATGCCGCCTGCCTCGTACTCCTTGCCCACCATGAAGCCGGTGATGTTTTGCAAGAACAACAGCGGGATGCCGCGCTGCTGGCAGAGTTCGATGAAGTGGGCGCCTTTGAGCGCGCTTTCGCCGAACAGCACGCCATTGTTGGCGATGATGCCCACCGGGTAGCCGTGGATGCGGGCAAAGCCAGTGACCAGGGTGGTGCCGTAACGCGCCTTGAACTCCTGAAAGCGGCTGCCGTCTACCAGGCGGGCGATGACCTCCCGCACATCGTAGGTTTCCCGGAAGGTCTGGGGCAGGATGCCGTAGATATCGTCGGCGGGGTAGAGCGGGTCCTCGGGCGGGGCGACATCCAGAAAATCCAGCCAGGAGGGGCGCGGCGCGCGACGCGAGGGCAGGGCGGCCACAATGTTGCGGGCGATCTCCAGGGCGTGTTCGTCGTCCTCGGCAAAGTGGTCGGCCACGCCGGATTGGCGGGTGTGGACCTCGGCGCCGCCCAACTCGTCGGCGGTCACGCTCACACCCGTGGCCGCCTTCACCAAAGGCGGTCCACCCAGAAAGATAGCCCCGGTTCCCTTCACAATGACCACCTCATCGCTCATGGCCGGCACATAGGCCCCGCCTGCTGTGCTCAACCCCATGACCACGGCGATTTGAGGGATGCCTTTGGCGCTCATGCGAGCCTGGTTGTAAAAAATGCGGCCGAAGTGATGCGCATCGGGGAACACTTCGGCCTGCAACGGGAGGAACGCACCGCCCGAATCCACCAGATACACACAGGGCAAGTGGTTCTCCTCGGCGATTTGTTGCGCCCGCAGATGCTTCTTCACCGTGATGGGGAAGTAGGTCCCCCCTTTGACCGTGGCGTCGTTGGCGATGATCATCACCTCGCGTCCGGCCACCCGGCCGATGCCGGTGACGAGCCCGGCACCCGGGGCCTGCCCCTCGTACATTTCCCAGGCGGCCAAGGGAGAAAGTTCCAGGAAGGGCGAGCCGGGGTCCAGCAAGCGGCGGATGCGTTCCCAGACGAACAGTTTGCCTTGTTCGCGGTGACGCTTCAGATATTTCTCACTGCCCCCCTGGTGTACCTGCTCGATGCGGGCGTGAAGATCTTCGGCCAGCGCCTTGTGGTGCGCGTAGTTGGCGCGGAATTTCGGGTCGTCGCGGTCCACAAAGGTAGGCAGTACTTCGGCCATAAAGTCCCTCGTCGGCAATGAAATCTGGTTTCCAAGTATAGCATATCCCGATTTGTCTGCTATGCGATAGCGAGCCAAGATATGTCGTCTTACAGGACGCCCATCAACACGYCCNAYCARSRYRTSCKAMMASRSNATRMWRAAAGGCGCCCCTCTGCTATGGAGGGCCCCCACCCTGGGGCGGTGGCAGGAGTGAGGTCACCGTATGCAGCCTGAACGTATCGATCGCTACGAAATCCTGGGGCGGTATGGCCACCGTGCACCGGGCCTTTGATCCGGTGATGAAGCGCGAGGTGGCCTTGAAGGTCATCCGCGGTGGCCTGGACATGGAAGCCGAATTCCGCGAACGGATGATCCGCGAAGCCCAGGCCGTGGCGGCGCTGGAG
Coding sequences:
- a CDS encoding acetyl-CoA carboxylase biotin carboxylase subunit — protein: MTATLPFRRILIANRGEIAVRVIRACRELGIKTVAVYSEADREALHVRLADQAVLLGPPPPGASYLQSGRIIQAALETGAEAVHPGYGFLAENAAFAQAVAKAGLTFIGPPPEAIRAMGDKAAARARMEQAGVPVVPGYQGDDAPEALREAAQRIGYPVLVKAAAGGGGKGMRIVHRPEDLDEAVAAARREAQHAFGDPRLLLEKYIPRAHHVEFQILADAHGHIVHLFERECSVQRRYQKIIEETPSPLLDEDLRRRMGQAAVAAARAVGYVNAGTVEFIVDPDTRAFYFLEMNTRLQVEHPITELVVGLDLVQWQIHIAAGEPFPYSQEALIQRGHAIECRLYAEDPASGFLPSTGDLLQVRLPQGPGVRVDSGVTTGDTVTHHYDPLLAKIIVHAESREAAIRRMDAALRQTVVHGVTTNAAFLRAVLAHEDFRAGQVDTRWVERTFDAWTPAPPPDPVLAALALSEILTPSATLLTGPQGEAPRPGRDPYSPWKAPL
- a CDS encoding methylcrotonoyl-CoA carboxylase, which codes for MAEVLPTFVDRDDPKFRANYAHHKALAEDLHARIEQVHQGGSEKYLKRHREQGKLFVWERIRRLLDPGSPFLELSPLAAWEMYEGQAPGAGLVTGIGRVAGREVMIIANDATVKGGTYFPITVKKHLRAQQIAEENHLPCVYLVDSGGAFLPLQAEVFPDAHHFGRIFYNQARMSAKGIPQIAVVMGLSTAGGAYVPAMSDEVVIVKGTGAIFLGGPPLVKAATGVSVTADELGGAEVHTRQSGVADHFAEDDEHALEIARNIVAALPSRRAPRPSWLDFLDVAPPEDPLYPADDIYGILPQTFRETYDVREVIARLVDGSRFQEFKARYGTTLVTGFARIHGYPVGIIANNGVLFGESALKGAHFIELCQQRGIPLLFLQNITGFMVGKEYEAGGIAKDGAKMVHAVANASVPKLTVIIGGSFGAGNYAMCGRGYNPRFLWTWPNSRISVMGGEQAANVLLTVKNDQRAREGKPPLSPEEAEAFKGPILEKYEREGNPYYATARLWDDGILDPVETRRTLALALSVVLNAPREEGGFGVFRM